One window of Roseisolibacter agri genomic DNA carries:
- a CDS encoding ABC transporter permease → MNALRALLGFGENVAVAAASLRQAKGRSALTILGVVLGVATVMAMATIVRGVQAQIIHTIELAGPTTFYVMKVFSQTPLNPDNLPAWVRARPDLTPAEAERLAALPEVQYAAIWAQILNRVEYAGTRTNLGIVMGADAGYPEIYGGELVAGRWFTQAELRRGDAVVVLDADAATKLFGAAQGATRALDAWVRVGGHPARVIGIYQAAANIFEPPGQKVHAIVGYRMMDRRFAIDRTNALFVPVKPRRGVSVADAQGAVTVALRERRGLRPGDRNTFDFITQDQILDTFNKLTGVFFLVMLVLSAVALLVGGIGVMAVMMISVTDRTREIGIRKAVGATRRDIMQQFLLEAAALTGVGGAIGIAVGLSVGRAATAFMNVSATPPLALTLVAVAVSVGIGLVFGLLPARKAARLDPIDALRYE, encoded by the coding sequence ATGAACGCGCTGCGCGCCCTCCTGGGCTTCGGCGAGAACGTCGCCGTCGCCGCCGCGTCGCTGCGCCAGGCGAAGGGGCGAAGTGCGCTCACCATCCTCGGCGTCGTGCTGGGCGTGGCGACGGTGATGGCGATGGCGACGATCGTGCGCGGCGTGCAGGCGCAGATCATCCACACCATCGAGCTGGCCGGGCCGACGACGTTCTACGTCATGAAGGTGTTCTCGCAGACGCCGCTCAATCCCGACAACCTGCCGGCGTGGGTGCGCGCGCGCCCCGACCTCACGCCCGCGGAGGCCGAGCGGCTGGCGGCGCTGCCGGAGGTGCAGTACGCGGCGATCTGGGCGCAGATCCTCAACCGCGTGGAGTACGCGGGCACGCGCACGAACCTCGGCATCGTCATGGGCGCGGACGCCGGCTACCCGGAGATCTACGGCGGGGAGCTGGTGGCCGGGCGCTGGTTCACGCAGGCCGAGCTGCGCCGCGGCGACGCGGTGGTGGTCCTCGACGCCGACGCCGCGACGAAGCTGTTCGGCGCCGCGCAGGGCGCCACGCGCGCGCTCGACGCGTGGGTGCGCGTGGGCGGGCATCCGGCGCGCGTGATCGGCATCTACCAGGCGGCCGCGAACATCTTCGAGCCGCCGGGGCAGAAGGTGCACGCGATCGTCGGCTACCGGATGATGGACCGCCGGTTCGCGATCGACCGCACGAACGCGCTGTTCGTGCCGGTGAAGCCGCGGCGCGGCGTCAGCGTCGCCGACGCGCAGGGCGCGGTCACCGTGGCGCTGCGCGAGCGGCGCGGCCTCCGACCCGGCGACCGGAACACCTTCGACTTCATCACGCAGGACCAGATCCTCGACACGTTCAACAAGCTCACGGGCGTCTTCTTCCTCGTGATGCTCGTGCTCTCGGCCGTCGCGCTGCTGGTCGGCGGGATCGGCGTGATGGCCGTGATGATGATCAGCGTCACCGACCGCACGCGCGAGATCGGCATCCGCAAGGCGGTGGGCGCGACGCGGCGCGACATCATGCAGCAGTTCCTGCTGGAGGCGGCGGCGCTGACCGGCGTGGGCGGCGCGATCGGCATCGCCGTCGGGCTGTCGGTGGGGCGCGCCGCCACCGCGTTCATGAACGTCAGCGCGACGCCGCCGCTCGCGCTGACGCTC
- a CDS encoding ABC transporter permease gives MRPGDVLVTALTQIRVSKLRSLFTLLGIIVSVGFLVAVLAIIHGMNAYVTENIADAMVGSNAFQVRRTPLNFALIEDDEWRRIQRRRKLSRADAEAIRGALPDAMAVAVTSGWPTPQADVVWGDRTLGDVLIFGVTAEYQVVQDYRFARGEPLTDLDVRGRRPVIVIGADVADKLFEGVDPVGRQVRIRGALFTVGGVIAAKGRVLGQSFDGFVMMPISTFESLFGRRQTTTVSVKMHRADEVAAGMTRAREAMRVVRRLRPGEADDFSVETADALVAFWQQLTRVLFSVVPAMVAIGIVVGGIVIMNIMLMTVRERTHEIGIRKAVGATRRDIALQFLVEATALATLGGAMGAGAGWALALLVAAASPLPARVTAWSVALALALGAVVGVLFGVYPAMRAARLDPVRAMRAE, from the coding sequence ATGCGCCCCGGCGACGTGCTCGTCACCGCGCTCACCCAGATCCGGGTGAGCAAGCTGCGCTCCCTCTTCACGCTGCTCGGCATCATCGTCAGCGTGGGGTTCCTCGTGGCCGTGCTGGCGATCATCCACGGGATGAACGCGTACGTGACGGAGAACATCGCCGACGCGATGGTCGGGTCGAACGCGTTCCAGGTGCGGCGCACGCCGCTCAACTTCGCGCTCATCGAGGACGACGAGTGGCGGCGCATCCAGCGGCGGCGCAAGCTCTCGCGCGCCGACGCCGAGGCGATCCGCGGCGCGCTCCCCGACGCGATGGCGGTCGCGGTGACGTCCGGCTGGCCCACGCCGCAGGCCGACGTCGTGTGGGGCGACCGCACGCTCGGCGACGTGCTGATCTTCGGCGTGACGGCCGAGTACCAGGTGGTGCAGGACTACCGCTTCGCGCGCGGCGAGCCGCTCACCGACCTCGACGTGCGCGGGCGGCGGCCGGTCATCGTGATCGGCGCCGACGTCGCGGACAAGCTGTTCGAGGGCGTCGACCCGGTGGGGCGGCAGGTGCGCATCCGCGGCGCGCTGTTCACCGTCGGCGGCGTGATCGCGGCGAAGGGGCGCGTGCTCGGCCAGTCGTTCGACGGCTTCGTGATGATGCCGATCTCGACGTTCGAGTCGCTGTTCGGGCGCCGGCAGACCACGACCGTCTCGGTGAAGATGCACCGCGCCGACGAGGTCGCGGCCGGGATGACGCGGGCGCGCGAGGCGATGCGCGTCGTGCGCCGGCTGCGGCCCGGCGAGGCCGACGACTTCTCGGTGGAGACGGCGGACGCGCTGGTGGCGTTCTGGCAGCAGCTCACGCGCGTGCTGTTCAGCGTCGTGCCGGCGATGGTGGCGATCGGGATCGTCGTCGGCGGCATCGTCATCATGAACATCATGCTGATGACCGTGCGCGAGCGGACGCACGAGATCGGGATCCGGAAGGCCGTCGGCGCGACGCGGCGCGACATCGCGCTGCAGTTCCTCGTGGAGGCGACGGCGCTGGCGACGCTCGGCGGCGCGATGGGGGCGGGCGCGGGATGGGCGCTGGCGCTGCTCGTCGCGGCCGCGTCGCCGCTGCCGGCGCGCGTCACCGCGTGGTCCGTGGCGCTCGCCCTCGCGCTGGGCGCCGTCGTCGGCGTGCTGTTCGGCGTCTATCCCGCCATGCGCGCGGCGCGGCTGGACCCCGTGCGCGCGATGCGGGCCGAATGA
- a CDS encoding M20/M25/M40 family metallo-hydrolase, which yields MRRFLPALLLALPAASLAAQPVRKDAAPPSDPAKVATLPAMKRVLDSLRVTNAWTLDQQASICEIPAPPFKEQVRGQELKKRFEQLGLRSVRIDAEGNVIGERPGTAQDGPTVVISGHLDTVFPEGTDVKVKRSTAPDGSARLTAPGIGDDCRGLAVLLSVARAFQQSNVRTPGTILFVGTVGEEGEGNLRGVRRLFNETLKGQVDYFISVDGTGFGVTHKAVGSNRYKISFKGPGGHSFGAFGMPNPAHALGRAVAKIADLQTPADPRTTFSVSILRGGQSVNSIPAEVSMDIDMRSESAEALADLDRRVHAAVDAAVAEEKARYPKSTAALAAAWDTIGIRPAGSQRDDAPIVRAALAAARVLGEQSELSASSTDSNVPIGLGIPAVTIDGGGRGRGSHSLGESYDDTPRGYVGPQWAAVLVAALAGAK from the coding sequence ATGCGCCGCTTCCTGCCCGCCCTTCTGCTCGCCCTGCCCGCCGCCTCGCTCGCCGCGCAGCCCGTCCGCAAGGACGCCGCGCCGCCGTCCGATCCGGCGAAGGTCGCCACGCTCCCCGCGATGAAGCGCGTGCTCGACTCGCTGCGCGTCACCAACGCGTGGACGCTCGACCAGCAGGCGTCCATCTGCGAGATCCCCGCGCCGCCGTTCAAGGAGCAGGTGCGCGGCCAGGAGCTGAAGAAGCGCTTCGAGCAGCTCGGCCTCCGCTCGGTGCGCATCGACGCCGAGGGGAACGTGATCGGCGAGCGGCCGGGCACCGCGCAGGACGGGCCGACGGTCGTGATCTCGGGCCACCTGGACACGGTGTTCCCCGAGGGCACGGACGTGAAGGTGAAGCGCAGCACCGCGCCCGACGGCTCGGCGCGCCTCACCGCGCCCGGCATCGGCGACGACTGCCGCGGCCTCGCGGTGCTGCTGTCGGTGGCGCGCGCGTTCCAGCAGAGCAACGTGCGGACGCCGGGCACCATCCTGTTCGTCGGCACGGTCGGCGAGGAGGGCGAGGGCAACCTCCGCGGCGTGCGCCGCCTCTTCAACGAGACGCTGAAAGGCCAGGTCGACTACTTCATCTCGGTGGACGGCACGGGCTTCGGCGTCACGCACAAGGCGGTCGGCAGCAACCGCTACAAGATCAGCTTCAAGGGCCCGGGCGGGCACAGCTTCGGCGCGTTCGGCATGCCGAACCCCGCGCACGCGCTCGGCCGCGCGGTGGCCAAGATCGCCGACCTGCAGACGCCGGCCGATCCGCGCACGACGTTCAGCGTCAGCATCCTGCGCGGCGGCCAGTCGGTGAACTCGATCCCGGCCGAGGTGTCGATGGACATCGACATGCGCTCGGAGAGCGCGGAGGCGCTGGCGGACCTCGACCGGCGCGTGCACGCGGCGGTGGACGCGGCTGTGGCGGAGGAGAAGGCGCGCTACCCGAAGTCCACGGCGGCGCTCGCGGCGGCGTGGGACACGATCGGCATCCGCCCCGCGGGCTCGCAGCGCGACGACGCGCCGATCGTGCGCGCGGCGCTGGCGGCAGCGCGCGTGCTCGGCGAGCAGTCGGAGCTCAGCGCGTCGAGCACGGACTCGAACGTGCCGATCGGGCTCGGGATTCCCGCGGTGACGATCGACGGCGGCGGGCGCGGGCGCGGGTCGCACTCGCTGGGGGAGAGCTACGACGACACCCCGCGCGGCTACGTCGGGCCGCAGTGGGCTGCAGTGCTCGTCGCCGCACTGGCCGGGGCGAAGTAG
- a CDS encoding alpha/beta fold hydrolase — protein sequence MPVDIAWPSAPTSAPSPAPVAARPPRRPSAGPVLGLRLTRLGLAVASRVAPPLAEWQAARLFLTPRRRSLRDPVIPGIPADPRAFVAAGHPIVGWSWGEGPTVLLVHGWNGRAADMVALAEGLVHAGYRAVAIDLPAHGRSPGRRTSIAEWRRILPALAAQLGGIHAVVGHSLGGAAVTLALEAGLQAHAAVLLAPARAPRPYVARVGRFLGLPSARAAGMERRLESLVGGALAHFDAARAAATLTVPALVLHDPADDEVPWADGAAIADAWPLGAVEPVVGEGHFRILAAPEVVERVVEFIAAASV from the coding sequence ATGCCCGTCGACATCGCCTGGCCCAGCGCACCCACGTCCGCGCCCTCCCCGGCGCCCGTCGCCGCCCGTCCGCCCCGTCGTCCGTCCGCCGGGCCCGTCCTCGGGCTGCGCCTGACGCGGCTGGGCCTCGCCGTCGCAAGCCGCGTCGCGCCGCCGCTGGCCGAGTGGCAGGCGGCCCGCCTCTTCCTGACGCCGCGCCGCCGGTCGCTGCGCGACCCCGTCATCCCCGGCATCCCCGCCGACCCGCGCGCCTTCGTCGCCGCCGGCCATCCGATCGTCGGCTGGAGCTGGGGCGAGGGCCCGACGGTGCTGCTGGTCCACGGCTGGAACGGCCGCGCGGCCGACATGGTCGCGCTGGCCGAGGGGCTGGTGCACGCCGGCTATCGCGCCGTCGCGATCGACCTGCCCGCGCACGGCCGCTCGCCCGGGCGCCGCACCTCGATCGCCGAGTGGAGGCGCATCCTCCCCGCGCTGGCCGCACAGCTGGGCGGCATCCACGCGGTCGTCGGCCACTCGCTCGGCGGCGCCGCGGTGACGCTCGCGCTGGAGGCGGGGCTGCAGGCCCACGCCGCGGTGCTGCTCGCGCCCGCGCGCGCGCCGCGCCCCTACGTCGCGCGCGTGGGCCGCTTCCTCGGCCTGCCGAGCGCGCGCGCAGCGGGGATGGAGCGTCGGCTGGAATCCCTGGTCGGCGGCGCGCTCGCGCACTTCGACGCGGCGCGCGCGGCCGCGACGCTCACCGTGCCGGCGCTCGTGCTGCACGACCCGGCCGACGACGAGGTCCCGTGGGCCGACGGCGCCGCCATCGCCGACGCGTGGCCGCTGGGCGCAGTGGAGCCGGTGGTCGGCGAGGGGCACTTCCGCATCCTCGCGGCGCCGGAGGTGGTGGAGCGGGTCGTGGAGTTCATCGCGGCGGCGAGCGTGTAA
- a CDS encoding TetR/AcrR family transcriptional regulator, with the protein MSKGLRTRREIVDRALAMALDVGLESVTLGTLATELELSKSGLFAHFRSKETLQLAVVAEAVERFSSTVVVPALALPRGEPRVVGLFERFLLWVQGIPGDGDDAGGPPMFGGNRCIFMALSEEYDDRPGEIRDALVRAQRDWRATIERAARIAMDEGHFRADLDPTQFAFEFMGVVMTFKHALKLLDDPGAESRARVAFEGLLARSRRGRR; encoded by the coding sequence ATGAGCAAGGGCCTCCGCACCCGCCGCGAGATCGTCGACCGCGCCCTCGCCATGGCGCTCGACGTCGGGCTCGAGAGCGTCACCCTCGGCACCCTCGCCACCGAGCTGGAGCTCTCCAAGAGCGGGCTGTTCGCCCACTTCCGCTCCAAGGAGACGCTGCAGCTCGCGGTCGTCGCGGAGGCCGTCGAGCGCTTCAGCAGCACGGTCGTCGTGCCGGCGCTCGCCCTCCCGCGCGGCGAGCCGCGCGTCGTCGGCCTGTTCGAGCGCTTCCTGCTCTGGGTGCAGGGCATCCCCGGCGACGGCGACGACGCCGGCGGCCCGCCGATGTTCGGCGGCAACCGCTGCATCTTCATGGCGCTCTCCGAGGAGTACGACGACCGCCCCGGCGAGATCCGCGACGCGCTCGTGCGCGCGCAGCGCGACTGGCGCGCCACCATCGAGCGCGCCGCGCGCATCGCGATGGACGAGGGCCACTTCCGCGCCGACCTCGATCCCACGCAGTTCGCGTTCGAGTTCATGGGCGTCGTGATGACCTTCAAGCACGCGCTCAAGCTCCTCGACGACCCGGGGGCCGAGTCGCGCGCGCGCGTCGCGTTCGAGGGGCTGCTGGCGCGGAGCCGGCGCGGACGGCGATAG
- a CDS encoding FAD-dependent oxidoreductase encodes MSEPTTPPPGPDLARDGVALDQLREGEPFLGHAGDEAVLLVRQGDAVHAVGATCTHYGGPLAEGLVVLDDRDGEPTVRCPWHHACFSLRTGEALRAPALNPIPCWTVERRDGRAYVGARRQLEPLAADVAPDHARATFVLVGAGAAAHAAAEMLRRRGFGGRIVMVGREEDAPYDRPNLSKEYLAGDAPEEWIPLRPDDFYAQHAIELRRGAAVEAIDVAGRTVRLVGGEAIAWDRLLIATGASPIRLDIPGATLPHVHVLRSLRDSRALAAAAVDVGARTGEHGRVVVIGASFIGLEVAASLRARGLAVDVVAPEARPLERVLGPQLGDRVREIHEAKGVRFHLRRKPARIDADAVTLDDGTTLPAHLVVMGVGVRPELALAEAARLAMDRGVEVDAYLETSAPGVFAAGDIARWPDPHTGARIRVEHWVVAQRQGQVAARNMLGERVPYDDVPFFWSAHYGTSIRYVGHAELFAAEVDGDLAREDATVRLREVVTEGDAPRPVHAVVTLGRDRAALEAEVAMERAART; translated from the coding sequence ATGTCCGAGCCGACCACTCCCCCGCCGGGCCCCGACCTCGCGCGCGACGGCGTCGCGCTCGACCAGCTGCGCGAGGGCGAACCGTTCCTCGGCCACGCGGGCGACGAGGCGGTGCTGCTGGTGCGGCAGGGCGACGCGGTGCACGCCGTCGGCGCGACGTGCACGCACTACGGCGGACCGCTGGCCGAAGGCCTCGTCGTGCTCGACGACCGCGACGGCGAGCCGACGGTGCGCTGTCCCTGGCACCACGCCTGCTTCAGCCTGCGCACCGGCGAGGCGCTGCGCGCGCCCGCGCTCAACCCGATCCCCTGCTGGACGGTGGAGCGCCGCGACGGTCGCGCGTACGTCGGCGCGCGGCGGCAGCTGGAGCCGCTCGCCGCGGACGTCGCGCCCGATCACGCGCGCGCGACGTTCGTGCTCGTCGGCGCGGGCGCGGCGGCGCACGCGGCGGCCGAGATGCTGCGGCGGCGCGGCTTCGGCGGGCGCATCGTGATGGTCGGCCGCGAGGAGGACGCGCCATACGACCGCCCGAACCTCTCGAAGGAGTACCTCGCCGGCGACGCGCCCGAGGAGTGGATCCCGCTGCGCCCCGACGACTTCTACGCGCAGCACGCGATCGAGCTGCGGCGCGGCGCCGCGGTGGAGGCGATCGACGTCGCGGGACGCACGGTGCGACTCGTCGGCGGCGAGGCGATCGCGTGGGACCGGCTGCTGATCGCCACGGGCGCGTCGCCCATCCGCCTGGACATCCCGGGCGCGACGCTGCCGCACGTGCACGTCCTGCGCTCGCTGCGCGACAGCCGCGCGCTCGCCGCCGCCGCGGTGGACGTCGGCGCGCGCACCGGCGAGCACGGACGCGTCGTCGTCATCGGCGCGAGCTTCATCGGCCTCGAGGTCGCGGCGTCGCTGCGCGCGCGCGGGCTCGCCGTCGACGTCGTCGCGCCCGAGGCGCGGCCGCTCGAGCGCGTGCTGGGCCCGCAGCTGGGCGACCGGGTGCGCGAGATCCACGAGGCGAAGGGCGTGCGCTTCCACCTGCGCCGCAAGCCCGCGCGCATCGATGCGGACGCGGTGACGCTCGACGACGGCACCACGCTGCCCGCGCACCTCGTGGTGATGGGCGTCGGCGTGCGCCCCGAGCTCGCGCTGGCCGAAGCCGCGCGGCTGGCGATGGACCGCGGCGTGGAGGTCGACGCGTACCTCGAGACGAGCGCGCCCGGCGTGTTCGCGGCCGGCGACATCGCGCGCTGGCCCGATCCGCACACCGGCGCGCGCATCCGCGTCGAGCACTGGGTCGTCGCGCAGCGCCAGGGCCAGGTGGCCGCGCGCAACATGCTGGGCGAGCGCGTGCCGTACGACGACGTGCCGTTCTTCTGGAGCGCGCACTACGGCACGTCCATCCGCTACGTCGGCCACGCGGAGCTGTTCGCCGCGGAGGTGGACGGCGACCTCGCGCGCGAGGACGCGACGGTGCGGCTGCGCGAGGTCGTGACCGAGGGCGACGCGCCGCGCCCGGTGCACGCGGTGGTGACGCTCGGCCGCGACCGCGCGGCGCTGGAGGCCGAGGTGGCGATGGAGCGCGCGGCGCGGACGTAG
- a CDS encoding phosphoribosyltransferase, with product MVARFRDRVDAGRALAAELRRYADDPDVRVLALPRGGVPVAYEVARALRAPLDVFIVRKLGLPWHEELAMGAIASGGIVVLDEDLVRRAGVSDDELASVLASERRELERRERRYRGDRTPPDIAGRTVILVDDGLATGASMRAAVAAVRQEGPRRVVVAVPIAAPETCEAIRREVDDVVCARTPERFEALGRWYDDFRQTEDAEVHDLLEDARSWTTERVMPWREVRDEGLRSTP from the coding sequence ATGGTCGCACGATTCCGCGACCGCGTCGACGCGGGTCGCGCGCTCGCCGCCGAGCTGCGGCGCTATGCCGACGATCCCGACGTGCGCGTGCTGGCGCTGCCGCGCGGCGGCGTGCCGGTGGCCTACGAGGTCGCGCGCGCGCTGCGCGCCCCGCTCGACGTCTTCATCGTGCGCAAGCTCGGCCTCCCGTGGCACGAGGAGCTGGCGATGGGCGCGATCGCGAGCGGCGGCATCGTCGTGCTGGACGAGGACCTGGTGCGCCGCGCGGGCGTGAGCGACGACGAGCTGGCGTCGGTGCTCGCCTCGGAGCGGCGCGAGCTGGAGCGGCGCGAGCGGCGCTACCGCGGCGACCGCACGCCGCCCGACATCGCGGGCCGCACCGTGATCCTCGTGGACGACGGCCTCGCCACGGGCGCGTCGATGCGCGCGGCGGTGGCGGCGGTGCGGCAGGAGGGCCCGCGCCGCGTGGTGGTCGCGGTGCCGATCGCGGCGCCCGAGACGTGCGAGGCGATCCGGCGCGAGGTGGACGACGTCGTGTGCGCGCGCACGCCCGAGCGGTTCGAGGCGCTGGGGCGGTGGTACGACGACTTCCGGCAGACCGAGGACGCGGAGGTGCACGACCTGCTGGAGGACGCGCGGTCGTGGACGACGGAGCGCGTGATGCCGTGGCGCGAGGTGCGCGACGAGGGCCTGCGCTCCACGCCCTGA
- a CDS encoding N-acyl-D-amino-acid deacylase family protein, with amino-acid sequence MSHRSLVAALAAVATLAACGGTATRGSAEPYDLIIAGGTVLDGTGAPGVRADVAVRGDRVVAVSTTPLARTGAKRVIDAAGMVVAPGFVDLHAHLEPLLQMPLMESAMRQGVTTALGGPDGGSPVPLGPYLDSVTAARPGINVAHLVGHNDVRRAVLGMSDRAPSAEELARMRGLVARAMGEGAFGLSTGLLYLPGTYAKTDEVVALAQAAADSGGIYTSHLRKEGLGLFEGVGEAMEIGRRARIPIVLTHHKAVGRAMWGQSVRTLAMVDSARRAGTDVMVDQYPYTATHTNLGVLVPSWAMAGGNAEFEKRLAQPALKDSIVKGIVFNILNDRGGGDLSRVQFSRVSWDRTLEGKTLKDWAARRNLEPTPENGATLVLEAMRQGGANAIYHVLDEGDVARIMQHPQTMIASDGRLSRPGDGHPHPRAYGTFPRVLGRYVREQRLLPLETAVHKMTGMPAARLGLRDRGVLRAGAMADVVVFDAATVRDQATFEAPHQYPVGIRTVVVNGVVAVDGGTPTGARAGRVLRRGAR; translated from the coding sequence ATGTCGCACCGCTCCCTCGTCGCCGCACTGGCCGCCGTCGCCACCCTCGCCGCCTGCGGCGGCACCGCCACGCGCGGATCGGCCGAGCCGTACGACCTGATCATCGCCGGCGGCACGGTGCTCGACGGCACGGGCGCGCCCGGCGTCCGCGCCGACGTCGCCGTGCGCGGCGACCGCGTCGTCGCCGTCTCGACCACGCCGCTCGCCCGCACGGGCGCGAAGCGCGTCATCGACGCCGCGGGGATGGTGGTCGCGCCGGGCTTCGTGGACCTGCACGCGCACCTCGAGCCGCTGCTCCAGATGCCGCTCATGGAGAGCGCGATGCGCCAGGGCGTGACGACCGCGCTCGGTGGGCCCGACGGCGGCTCGCCGGTGCCGCTCGGCCCCTACCTCGATTCCGTCACCGCCGCGCGCCCCGGCATCAACGTCGCCCACCTCGTCGGCCACAACGACGTGCGCCGCGCGGTCCTCGGCATGAGCGACCGCGCGCCGAGCGCGGAGGAGCTGGCGCGCATGCGGGGGCTGGTGGCGCGCGCGATGGGCGAGGGCGCGTTCGGGCTGTCGACGGGGCTGCTCTACCTGCCGGGCACGTACGCGAAGACCGACGAGGTGGTGGCGCTCGCGCAGGCGGCCGCGGACTCGGGCGGCATCTACACGTCGCACCTGCGCAAGGAGGGTCTGGGGCTGTTCGAGGGCGTGGGCGAGGCGATGGAGATCGGGCGCCGCGCGCGCATCCCGATCGTGCTCACGCACCACAAGGCGGTGGGCCGCGCGATGTGGGGCCAGAGCGTGCGCACGCTGGCGATGGTCGACAGCGCGCGGCGCGCGGGCACCGACGTGATGGTCGACCAGTATCCCTACACCGCCACGCACACCAACCTCGGCGTGCTCGTGCCGTCGTGGGCGATGGCGGGCGGCAACGCGGAGTTCGAGAAGCGGCTCGCGCAGCCCGCGCTCAAGGACTCGATCGTGAAGGGGATCGTCTTCAACATCCTCAACGACCGCGGCGGCGGCGACCTGTCGCGCGTGCAGTTCTCGCGCGTGAGCTGGGACCGCACGCTGGAGGGGAAGACGCTCAAGGACTGGGCGGCGCGCCGCAACCTGGAGCCGACGCCGGAGAACGGGGCGACGCTGGTGCTGGAGGCGATGCGGCAGGGCGGCGCGAACGCGATCTACCACGTGCTCGACGAGGGCGACGTCGCGCGCATCATGCAGCACCCGCAGACGATGATCGCCTCCGACGGGCGGCTGTCGCGGCCGGGCGACGGGCATCCGCACCCGCGCGCGTACGGCACCTTCCCGCGCGTGCTCGGGCGCTACGTGCGCGAGCAGCGCCTGCTGCCGCTCGAGACGGCGGTGCACAAGATGACGGGCATGCCCGCGGCGCGGCTGGGGCTGCGCGACCGTGGCGTGCTGCGCGCGGGCGCGATGGCGGACGTCGTCGTGTTCGACGCGGCGACGGTGCGCGACCAGGCGACGTTCGAGGCGCCGCACCAGTACCCGGTCGGCATCCGCACGGTGGTGGTGAACGGCGTGGTGGCGGTGGACGGCGGCACGCCGACGGGCGCGCGCGCGGGCCGCGTGCTGCGGCGCGGCGCGCGCTGA
- a CDS encoding PEP-CTERM sorting domain-containing protein, giving the protein MSRGSQRLFATLVAGMSVLAVARADAQVVANQRDDFEGGTTMGWHVGDPTHPAPPTVIATDGPAGAGDAYLRLTSFGSGGPGSRLSALNTTRWAGNYIAAGVTQIEMDLINLGQNDVSLRLLFGAFPDGQGPPTDLAWSADAFFLRAGAGWVHAVFPILPGAMIVPLGTYAGALGGADELRLFHNPAPVFAGPENSSPPIAAVVGVDNIRAVAVVPEPATVALLATGVLGLAAARRRTRRA; this is encoded by the coding sequence ATGAGTCGCGGCTCGCAGCGTCTGTTCGCAACGCTGGTCGCAGGGATGTCCGTGCTCGCCGTCGCGCGCGCGGACGCACAGGTCGTCGCCAATCAGCGCGACGACTTCGAGGGAGGCACGACGATGGGCTGGCACGTGGGCGACCCGACCCATCCCGCTCCGCCCACCGTGATCGCCACCGATGGGCCCGCGGGCGCCGGCGACGCGTACCTGCGCCTGACCTCGTTCGGCAGCGGCGGGCCGGGCAGCCGGCTCTCCGCCCTCAACACCACGCGGTGGGCCGGCAACTACATCGCGGCCGGCGTCACGCAGATCGAGATGGATCTCATCAACCTCGGGCAGAACGACGTGTCGCTGCGCCTGCTGTTCGGCGCCTTCCCGGACGGCCAGGGCCCGCCGACCGACCTCGCATGGTCGGCCGACGCGTTCTTCCTGCGCGCGGGCGCGGGGTGGGTGCACGCCGTCTTCCCGATCCTCCCCGGCGCCATGATCGTGCCGTTGGGCACGTACGCCGGCGCGCTCGGCGGCGCCGACGAGCTGCGGCTCTTCCACAACCCCGCGCCCGTGTTCGCCGGCCCGGAGAACTCGAGCCCGCCCATCGCCGCCGTCGTCGGCGTCGACAACATCCGCGCGGTCGCCGTGGTGCCGGAGCCGGCGACCGTGGCGCTGCTCGCGACGGGCGTGCTGGGCCTGGCGGCGGCACGGCGCCGCACGCGGCGCGCATGA
- a CDS encoding DUF481 domain-containing protein — translation MPRRPLSFALVLLALPLAVSSAQPPAAQSSAKPAPRPWKWSAQANGSLLFGDAEQRILGGRTAVSRSDSVLALDVSLQMLYGDATREDAPRRVTKRLWLGATSLEYQPTGTVSPFLTATFESNLEKRIAARTSLGTGAKHTFVRTKRNEASLSAALLDERTVALAAPGAAADADPRETRVTRWSARARVQHGLDRRLRVTHVTFWRPRVRTTGDFVVLSTSEARYALTRALNVSTSLLVNHDSEATTRGARVNTDGQLLLGVGASW, via the coding sequence ATGCCCCGTCGTCCGCTGTCGTTCGCGCTCGTCCTGCTCGCCCTGCCCCTCGCCGTCTCGTCCGCGCAGCCGCCGGCGGCGCAGTCGTCGGCGAAGCCGGCGCCCCGCCCGTGGAAGTGGAGCGCGCAGGCCAACGGCAGCCTGCTGTTCGGCGACGCGGAGCAGCGCATCCTCGGCGGGCGGACGGCGGTGTCGCGCTCGGACTCGGTGCTGGCGCTCGACGTCAGCCTGCAGATGCTCTACGGCGACGCGACGCGCGAGGACGCCCCGCGCCGCGTCACGAAGCGGCTCTGGCTGGGCGCGACGTCGCTGGAGTACCAGCCGACCGGCACGGTGTCGCCCTTCCTCACGGCGACGTTCGAGTCGAACCTCGAGAAGCGCATCGCGGCGCGCACGAGCCTCGGCACCGGCGCCAAGCACACCTTCGTGCGCACCAAGCGCAACGAGGCGAGCCTCAGCGCCGCGCTGCTGGACGAGCGCACGGTGGCGCTGGCGGCGCCCGGCGCGGCGGCCGACGCCGATCCGCGGGAGACGCGCGTGACGCGCTGGTCGGCGCGCGCCCGCGTGCAGCACGGCCTCGATCGGCGGCTGCGCGTCACGCACGTCACCTTCTGGCGCCCGCGCGTGCGCACGACGGGCGACTTCGTGGTGCTCTCGACGTCGGAGGCGCGCTACGCGCTGACGCGCGCGCTCAACGTCTCGACGTCGCTGCTGGTGAACCACGACAGCGAGGCCACGACCCGCGGCGCCCGCGTGAACACGGACGGCCAGCTGCTGCTCGGCGTCGGCGCGAGCTGGTGA